From a region of the Panthera uncia isolate 11264 chromosome B1, Puncia_PCG_1.0, whole genome shotgun sequence genome:
- the LOC125922822 gene encoding platelet basic protein-like codes for MRHHDRRLEAAIRPHTEASRTDSSLVSTMGLSPTSSCSSTSRLPVLQGLLLLSLFLSTLVPSGLTKSADVEPFIELRCLCMKTVSGIHPSNIQNLEVLRAGPHCANVEVIATLKNGNKVCLDPEAPKIKKIVQKMLESSGSMA; via the exons ATGAGACACCATGACCGCAGACTGGAGGCAGCAATTCGCCCTCACACCGAGGCCTCCAGGACCGACTCCAGCTTAGTCTCCACCATGGGCCTCAGTCCTACCTCCTCCTGCTCCAGCACCAGCCGGCTTCCCGTCCTACAGGGCTTGCTACTGCTGTCGCTGTTCCTGAGCACGCTGGTTCCCTCTGGGTTAA CTAAAAGTGCAGACGTGGAGCCGTTCATTGAACTTCGCTGCCTGTGTATGAAAACCGTCTCTGGCATTCACCCAAGTAACATCCAGAATTTGGAGGTGCTCAGGGCAGGACCCCACTGTGCCAACGTCGAAGTGAT AGCCACGCTGAAGAACGGGAACAAAGTCTGCCTGGACCCAGAAGCTcccaaaatcaagaaaatagtCCAGAAAATGTTGGAAAGTAGTGGGTCAATGGCTTAA
- the LOC125922823 gene encoding platelet factor 4-like, whose product MRLRVGSRAPSPLPSSGLLLLGLLLLPAVVSLPRVDPEDEHLRCVCVKTTSEVRPKYIRSLEVMGATVHCPVPQMIASLKNGRKICLDPNAPLYKKILRKLLES is encoded by the exons ATGAGGCTTCGAGTGGGTTCCCGCGCCCCCAGTCCCCTGCCCAGCTCGGGGCTCCTGCTCCTGGGACTGCTGCTCTTGCCAGCTGTGGTCTCCCTCCCCAGAG TGGACCCAGAAGATGAGCACCTGCGCTGCGTGTGCGTGAAGACCACCTCCGAAGTCCGTCCCAAGTATATCCGCAGCCTGGAGGTGATGGGTGCGACAGTCCACTGCCCCGTTCCCCAGATGAT AGCTTCTCTGAAGAATGGTAGGAAAATATGCCTGGACCCGAACGCCCCCCTGTATAAGAAAATACTGCGGAAGCTTTTGGAGAGCTAG
- the LOC125922825 gene encoding growth-regulated alpha protein-like isoform X2: protein MARTATRAPRLLGAALLLLLLVPAARRAAGAPVVTELRCQCLQTVQGIHLKNIQSVKVTPSGPHCAHTEVIATLKNGHQACLNPEAPMVKRIIEKMLSNSN, encoded by the exons ATGGCCCGCACCGCGACCCGCGCTCCCCGGCTCCTCGGCGCCGCGCTGCTGCTCCTGCTCCTGGTCCCCGCCGCCCGGCGCGCCGCAG GGGCGCCCGTCGTCACCGAGCTGCGCTGCCAGTGCCTGCAGACCGTGCAGGGCATTCACCTCAAGAACATCCAGAGCGTCAAGGTGACGCCGTCGGGCCCCCACTGCGCCCACACCGAAGTCAT AGCCACTCTCAAGAACGGACACCAAGCCTGTCTCAACCCCGAAGCCCCCATGGTCAAGAGAATCATCGAAAAGATGCTAAGCAA CTCCAACTGA
- the LOC125922825 gene encoding growth-regulated alpha protein-like isoform X3 — protein MARTATRAPRLLGAALLLLLLVPAARRAAGAPVVTELRCQCLQTVQGIHLKNIQSVKVTPSGPHCAHTEVIATLKNGHQACLNPEAPMVKRIIEKMLSKGSTN, from the exons ATGGCCCGCACCGCGACCCGCGCTCCCCGGCTCCTCGGCGCCGCGCTGCTGCTCCTGCTCCTGGTCCCCGCCGCCCGGCGCGCCGCAG GGGCGCCCGTCGTCACCGAGCTGCGCTGCCAGTGCCTGCAGACCGTGCAGGGCATTCACCTCAAGAACATCCAGAGCGTCAAGGTGACGCCGTCGGGCCCCCACTGCGCCCACACCGAAGTCAT AGCCACTCTCAAGAACGGACACCAAGCCTGTCTCAACCCCGAAGCCCCCATGGTCAAGAGAATCATCGAAAAGATGCTAAGCAA
- the LOC125922825 gene encoding growth-regulated alpha protein-like isoform X1 yields MARTATRAPRLLGAALLLLLLVPAARRAAGAPVVTELRCQCLQTVQGIHLKNIQSVKVTPSGPHCAHTEVIATLKNGHQACLNPEAPMVKRIIEKMLSKGSNN; encoded by the exons ATGGCCCGCACCGCGACCCGCGCTCCCCGGCTCCTCGGCGCCGCGCTGCTGCTCCTGCTCCTGGTCCCCGCCGCCCGGCGCGCCGCAG GGGCGCCCGTCGTCACCGAGCTGCGCTGCCAGTGCCTGCAGACCGTGCAGGGCATTCACCTCAAGAACATCCAGAGCGTCAAGGTGACGCCGTCGGGCCCCCACTGCGCCCACACCGAAGTCAT AGCCACTCTCAAGAACGGACACCAAGCCTGTCTCAACCCCGAAGCCCCCATGGTCAAGAGAATCATCGAAAAGATGCTAAGCAA